The segment GTTACAAAATATGTATCCCAATCCGAAAAGATTAAATGTTTCATCTACATTCCCGGCCCCTAAATGTGTAGCAAATTCCAGAAAGCAAACATTTATCCCTTTTTAACAATGAATACACTTGAAATCAAAATTTCTATTCCGATTTTCTTTCTGTTTCACgttacattcagcaatattccagctatgtgacagcaTCAAGTCAGATgcacacaatccagtggttgacattACAAGCAATATAATGCCATACATAACATGACTTGGTGATAACCAGTGAATCTGTCAAATGATCCCCCACAAGCATGGGCAACAgaaaaaatcaaaccaaattTGACTCCCAAGGCCTCAATTTCACGAAACAAATTAGTCTCAATGACATAGTTCAATCACAGAATCTCTGTAATAGCTCATTCAACATGTTCCAACAGACAAAGTTTGTGAATGGGTCTCAAAAACAATGAACCCCTCAACTTCACTTCCACGGATCTCACCAGTCCATCTTTTCCAGGAAATGTCTTTGTGACCCTAGCCAAAGGCCATATCTTTCGAGGTGTGTTTTCTTCCATCACTAAGACAACGTCACCAACTCTCAAGTTCTCACTGGGCTTTAACCACTTCTGGCGTAACTGCAAAGTAGGTAGATACTCTTTTATCCATCTTCTCCAAAAACTATCAGAAAGAAACTGTACATGTCTCCACATTCGACCATAAACATCTTCCTTTCCAAATTTACCTGGTAGTAATGACACATTTGAATGACCAAAACAGTCAACTCCAACATAAGTAAATGGTGGTTTGTAAGGTGTCACCCTTTCTTTGGGTAAATTTGCCATTTGTTGTGAGTTCTGGATACCCTGATGTCGACGACACTGGACACATTTTCGGAGTatcttgttgattgtagtacgTGCGTTGATAAGCCACAACCTTTGCCGCATGTGAGACAGAATATGTTCTCGTCCAGAATGTCCAAGGACCTCATGGTAGTGAGATGATATGAGATTTCCAACCTGATGATTCCTCGGAATTATCATAGGGTGTTTGGATTCTTCTGGAACAGGGGCGTGACCCAAACGGCCTCCAACACACAAAACTCCATGACCATTCAAGACTGGATGAAGTTTGTAAAGTTTAATAGATTTCTTTACTTGGTCACCTCTAGTCAGACAATCTATTTCCTCACGAAAATGACATTTCTGTAAATACTTCACAAGCTGAACCTCTGCAGTTTTCAGCTCTTGTACAGTCGAATATTTCTGATAATTAGTTGATGTCaattctgtcccttttgatCTCTGAAACAGCCACTGTTTGAATCTCAGAAACCATGCTGTGGCTTTCTTCAGTTTCAGCCATGATGAGAACCTCTCCAGTAATCTGTCCATACCACACACTGTTGCATTCAGCTGGACAAAATATTTTGCTGTGTTCTTGACTTCTGGAGAATTTTCTGATACCTGTAATATCTCAGGCATTACTGGCCATCTATGCTCCTCTTACCATAAGAAACTTGGACCTTGAATCCATTGATCACGATGAAGAATTTCATCGGCATCTAAGCCACAGGATGCATCATCAGCTATATTCAAGTCTGATCCAACATATCGCCAACTGTCCGGTGAAGACCCTGAATGAATAGCACTCACTCGATTCGCCACAAATGTTTTGTAACACGGAGACTTACTCTTGATGTAATGCAAAACAGTCATACTGTCACACCAAAAAATGGACTCCTCAATGTCCAATCTCAGTTCTCTGCGTAACAGTTGATCAATTCTAACAGCCATCAAAGCAGCAGATAATTCAAGACGAGGTACTGTCATTTGCTTCAAATGCAAAAGCGCAAGTCGAGATTTTCCCATCACAAAAGCACAATGTATCTGTCCTTCATTGTTGACTATTCGTAAATAGGACACTGTGCCATATCCTGTCAATGATACATCGACAAAGTGATGCAAATCGCACTTGAAGTTTTCAAACCCTGAGGGGATTAAACATCGATCAACCACGAAAGTTTCTATCAATGGCAATTTCTCAAGCCAGACAGACCATTTCTGAGCATTGTCTTGTTCCAGTGGGTCATCCCAATGTTTATGTAATCGGCATTCACTTTGAAAGATAACCTTTGCCTTCAGGACAACAGGGCAGATGAATCCTAAAGGGTCATACACTGAACCAATAATGCTCATTAATCCTCTCTTCGTAACCGGCCTAGATTTATTCAAGGTTCGAAATCCAAGTGTGTCATATTCTGTACTCCATTTTACTCCAAGAGCTCGCTCTTGAGGCAGGAAGTCTCTAGTTAAGTCAATGTTGTTTATCTCTTTCGCTCTCTCTTCATTTGGAATAGAATCCAACACAGCTCTATTGTTACTCACCCACTTTGTCATCCTAAAGCCTCCCTGTGACAGTAGCTTACATAGCTGCTTAATGAGTCGAATGGTTTCATCTTCTGCAGACACTGACTTTAAACAGTCATCTACATACAAATTTTCATGCACTGTTTGGACTGTTTCCTGACAATAGTCATTAGCATTGTCCTCTGCTGTTCGTCTGACAGCATGCGAAGCACAACTGGGGCTCCATACCCCACCAAACAAATGTACAGTCATCCTATACACCTGAGGTGGTTTAGTTCTGTCCATGTTAGGCCACCACAAAAATCACAGTGCATCCTTATGCTTGTCACTAACCTTCACTTGGTGAAACATAGCTTCAATGTCTCCCATGAAAGCTACTTTGTGTTGACGAAATCTCAGAAGTACACCAATCAGTTTATTGGTAAGGTCAGGTCCCTGTAGGACTTCCTTATTTAAACTTGTTCCTTCACACTGTGAAGAACAGTCAAATACAATTCTCAATTTGTCAGGTTTTTGTGGAGTTACTACTGCATGGTGAGGAATATAACAAACTGGCCTATCTCTTGTAATGATTTCATCATCAGGCAACTTTTCTGCATATCCCTTTTCTAATAGGTCTCTTATTCCATCTTGATATTTTCCAGACAAGTTCTTATCTTTAGAAAGTCTCCTATACAGAGATTTGAATCTTGCTTCTGCAATAGCATAATTGTTTGACAACTCTGGATTTTCAGACTTAAATGGAATGTCCATTTTATAATATCCATGCTCAATTTCCACACTTTGGTCCCATAAGTTGATAACTGTCTCATCATCCACAGACATAGCAACTTCACTCTCCATTCCATATGAATCCACTTTCCAGAACTTCTCCACTAAAGACTGTAACTCACAATCCTTTTGTACAGCTTGGACATAATGAGAAGTTACAGCACCTGTGCTGCCACGCTCCAGTGGTCCATTTATGACCCAACCTAACATTGTTCTTGATGCATAGGGTTCATCCAAACCTCCTCTACAAATGTCGATTGGTGCCAGCGCTGAAGGATTGTCCTGTCCAATTAGAAGTTCTACCTGTGCACCTTCAAGTTCATGCAGACTGATATCTTTTAAATGTGGCCATTTGTCTAAGTCTGTTTGAGATGCTATACTGCTTGCGAAAACTGGAATGTCAGGAATCACAAATACATGATGCATCTTTATCCAGTGTTTACCACTCAAGTCAGCAACATCCAAATTTACCATGCTAGTGTCAGATTTTGAGTTATCACTGGTGAGTGTGGTCAGTGTTAAAGTTGTCCTACTACCTTGAAGACCAAGCTGTTTAACAATGTCCTGTGTACAGAAGGTATTTGTGCTACCTGGGTCAAGTAAGGCATAAGTCCTGATGCAGTTATTTTCACAGCTCTAATTGTAACTGGTGCAATGGGAAGAGTTAACCTACTCACTCCGGCCCCATTAACCCCCCACACTGAATTGTGACGAGATTGGACTGTTGTTTGACTGTAGATATTTCCTGATATTTCTTTCCCGCATCATGAGCCTTACTCCACTGGCTTCCATTAAAATGCAAAAGTCTTGAATGCTTACGTTTACACCCATCCACACCACATTTGCTTGGGTATAAACAATTGTATGACACATGTTGATCGGAGAAACAGTTATAACACAAATGCTTCTCAGCAACAAACCATGCCgttgtacatgtgtatattgcaTGGTCACCAGTACAATATTTGCAAACAGGTAGCCTCTTCCTTCCCAAGTGTGTTTGTCCTCTATATCCTTCGTAGCCAActttggtttgaatattaaagtTAGATGCAGAATTCCTCCTTGAATTCATCTTTGGATTCTTCTTGACGTCCCTTGAGAAGTTAATAGTTCCGAATACCGGATCATTCGCCTCCTCTGCAGCTGTCTGTATGAATCCAGCCAGATGAGTAATGTCGGGGTAATAACCCGTTGCCCAACAGCTTCTCTCTGCCATCTACCTTGAAGAAAAGGTGGTAACTTTTCCACTATCTTTCACATCCGCATCTGATTATCAATTTCATTAAGACGACCCATGGTTGTTAAAGTGACAACAcaactccttatattgtctgcATATCGTCGCAATTCTGCACTGTCTCCATATTTCAAACAAGGTCTCTCAGTCACCCTCTGTACCCAAGACTTTGAGATGACAAACTGATTTCCAAAGCGCTCACTCAGAAGTCATCTTGCTTCCGAATATCCAGCATTTGGTTCCCTTACTGCACAACATTCAATGACTGACAAAGCCTTCCCGGTGCAATACTGCAGCAGGCGATTCAACTTGACGCTATTACTGACATATGCATCTCCAAAACTGTTCTCGAAGGAACGTACAAACATCCAATATTTCAGTGGATCTCTATCAAATGTCATAAGTTCTGTTTTAGGTAACTGAAGTTAGTTGAGCATTTGCTTCTGCATTGCCAAATATTGGACGTCACTATGATGATTATCTGACTCACTGTGCTTATCGACATGGTCCACTTTATCCACTGGATCTGCACTCTCATATTTTGGTAAACCCGCTGCATGAGACAAAACACTGTTTTGCTGCTGCAATTGAAGAGCTTTTATCAGCTGATCTTGTTCATGAATTACATTTAATAATGCTGCATGACCCCATCTATCTGAATCCATCCTGTCACCTGAATCCACATTGGCACTTGGATTTGGTGGCTGATCAGCTTTGCTAACGTTTTGTTCAAAAGTATCAGTCGTTTCAGGTTTGCACTGTAACCCCTGTTGTATCTCATGAGATAACATCTGATGTTTACCTGTTGACAAAGTATCACTTTCATAGGCTTCCATATATACATGCTGTTCAGCTTCTATCGCTGCAATATCCGTCTCTAATTTGAGTGTTTCCTGCAATTCTTCCACCTCCAAGTTCTTGTGCTTGTGATTTTAAACGTAgcatttttgttcttttaaaacttTGGCTAAACGTTCCTACAATCGACAGCGGCTGAGGAgatgatataaatccaactagggtccatgtaggtggcaaaggtaccgtaagtccccatggtccttagcatggtgatctaccttcagttgttggcgatctatagcccgtgttttatattgtagcGTCCTCTattattaaactgttttagaattaattactggttttaaatgtctatctgtgatgacctagttgttttagtgtccttcgttgacatttTCCCCATTCActattatatataatatttatggttctcgtcacgatatggctgagatattgccgatgtgaagttaaatattaactcattcactcattcaagatgaattgaattgaattcaagatatcttgaattaatttgtaatacaattatgtacactatgattgtaattgttttgcagatatctttaaaacatttagCGATATCACGAAATACGTTCTTGACATCTCTATAACATTTTGAGATATCAGTAATTTTAATTTGGATATGTGGAATTaattagagatatcttcaattatttaaagatatctttaaaacattattgatatctttaaatataatgcaggtatctttaaaacaattgaagatatctgtaaTTCCTTAATACATGTTAAAACGGCTTGCCATACGCATAGACTCAATGCTGCCTGTCGCCAGTGTAACAGTCGACAGAAACATGATAGTCTCTCCTCGCCGCTACAGCAATGTGGGTCACCACATGTTTAAATGCAGCCTAGCATTGCTTTAAGCGGATCCTAAAGGTTAAACTCGTTGAAACTCGTTATTGTATGGCAATACTGTCTAGTTAGTCTAGCGCGGGGCAGTGCATGAACGGTTTGTGATAAAACTTATTAGAGACTTGCGCCAGTGTACCCAAGACTTGTCGGCGCTAATATGTGGCGGTGACTGAGAGATACACAGATGTGTATTTTCATCTCATGTGCTTTGGTGGTTGATTCATTTCATACAATCACAAACATATGAGGTTTGGGTTTTACATGTCAATATCATCCTTGTATTCGCACCTCTCACATTGGATACGCTGGTTTAGAGTGAAATTTTGGCATTTTTCGACAGGATACCATAAGGATACGGAATGTAACCATGGCATAACGGTAGGTCATTTTGATTCGTTTAAACATGTAGTATGGCAAATGTGTCCTTAAGGCGGCGAACTATTTACATCtatatgtgtttcatttctgaatGTGTATGGATCCAAACAAACCACAGCAGGCAGAAAATATAACATGGGAGAGAACAGTTTTAGGAGATATCATATGACACCTTGACTGAGTGAGCTCACTCGGCTGCAGACTGAGAGTGCACCATGCCTCAACATCGCGCACTTTGAGATATGCGACAGAAAAGGTAACTGAGTAtggaaacatgtaaacatgacaGCTCTTGGCCTGTCATTGCTGAGTCCCAGTCTTTCAAGGAATAAGAACTTGTAAAGCAAACCTGAAActaaaaaacaataaacaatatggAGCTTGTAACGTTTGTACACGAAGAATCCGTGATATcagaaaacatttgagcaagTCTCTTAAAGACTTAAATCACCTGTTACATCAAACAAACTGATTCAAGTTAGCCAACGTCATTAAAACccaacaaagggaagtaaccagGAAGATACTGCAGAAACCAGGAAACCAAAGGGTCCAACGAAACGGATACAACAGAAAAGAtataaatgtgttcctccctcgtcacttttttcctataaaaaataataaaacaaagtcctaccgccctcgtcacttttgaaaagaatatgctcgagaaacatttaattattatatttttatgcaTTCTTAGCACCATCAAAACATCGCCCTGACACATCAGTTATATCTCTGTCTTATGTTAAAACATTGATGGCCTATAGCTGAAGATATCGAACACCTTAGAAGAACTAAAGATGATTTCATGCACACAACATATGTTTGCTCTTCAAGAGACGTGAACAAAACACGATACAGACTTTCAATAATATTTTACCAGGATGCACAACGAACGCTCCAGTGTATTCGTCAAAAAGTACACAAGGATGGTAGATATAGAGCCGAGGAATGTCCGTTGAAATGAAGATAAAATGAGCAATCTGTTTGGAAACGCCCATGGAGAACGGGAGGACTGAGTATTTTTCTCTCTTCCTGATCTATTCAGGGCCTGATCATATTAGGATTTGTACAAATAGATGTAGAAAATAACAGTGGCATGAGAGAGGCCTTGTAAGTAAATTGTATAAACTTCAAAATGCTTTCAGTATTACAACTTTTTCACTTCGTCATGGTAATACGTCTCCTGCTAGATGATACTTTCTATTCTGCTTCGCCCTGTTTAACAATGTATTGAGCTCTCAAGTCTCTGTTGCTATTGGGACAAAGTCAGTTCAACCATCAAATTTAAATATGGCTTTAACGAAGCTGAAATGGTCAAATGATTTTCAGATCTAAATTATGAAATATGTCTGATTTCACTGactctttttatcacttttGTCTGGCAGGTAAAGAAGATTACGTAAACGACTAACTGTGTTACTGTTGATATTATGATCACTGGACTATTGCTCTCATGGCCAAAACATACGTAATTATCTCTGTTCTGCCGTCTTCCACAGGTATTGTACGGCCAATCTGAAGATAGGTCGGTTGGTGGGTTGAACTGATGGATTGATTAATATTGATAGACATATGATATTGGTATTGATATTTCGGGATGTTTGGCATTGCCATTATATGACTGAAGTTTACAGCGATGGCTATATACACACACCATTGATTCTGTGATAGTGTCCAGGCAGTTATACCAGTACGAAGAGCAAATGAACATGAATATTGGGAATTACACATAATGTATTTTCCTTTAAGCATTTCTGGAAGCATCAACGTCTATGACATTTGTTTCTAGACAATTACAAACTCAACAAGATTATCTTATGGCCTTGGTACAGATATTTTCTGTCTTGCAATTAACAATACCACTAGGAATTACTACTCGCTGTCCTATATAAGAATTGTCTTCATTCAACTTATCAAAAAGAACAGCTGATTCTACCGAATAGCATTAATGGACAAAATAGAAATGTGACCAGGAACAGCAGAATGTAACGATGTATTAGATATGAACTACAGCATAACAAAAACTAACTGCTATGTTTTGAAAGAAGAATACACAGTATATCCATATAGCATATACACTGACTGAGATAACTTGATAGAAgtttagaaaacaaaacaactctTCACTATAAGACAAAATGTCGCACCAGAAGACTAATGTTAAATCATTGTTTACACCATATCGGTTACGATTACGTGTTATGCCATATTCTTCTTACATTTTTTAAAGATCAGATAATACCATTCGGTTCTCTTAGTTACTGATTGTTCGTATACACACCCCTAGCTGGTGGACGAATTGGTGATTGGTCCTGATCACATGTGAAACAACGAGTTCAAGGGAATTAATTATGCCAATGCTTAAACATATCTCCTTCGAAGACCTTCTCTATTATATCCAATAAATTAAGCGGTCAATGCGATTGTGTGACGCTGATTTTGGTAAAAAGCTCATTCATGCCTTGCACATTTAATATTCGCATTTTCTAGTTCAAAGTTCAAAACGTCACGCCCTTGCAAGTCTCTACTTCTGGACACTCAACATGTTGCAGATGGTAAGTGTGTCCTACAAGTCCATGTCTACCAGTCCATATTCAGGACCCTCTTGCATGTTTCGACATAAGCTTCCGTGTTGGGGCCCTTCCTCTGAGGGCCATTCAGAAAAGCAGCAATCCTTTCCTGTGAGACCATCATTGATTTGAAAGCCTGAAATACAACAGTGCAGAAGAAGGACACGATAAGATTAAGTTTTAACATTCCAGTTTATATACCGTTGGGTTCTCAATAATAGATAAAGTAAGTGTGGGAGTGAGTACACCTATGCTATATTTATCTGGGCCACGTTCATACAAAGATTTAATATACTGAAGATAGGTAATTTGTAAGGtttgatacattcagttaaTTTTAGACTACAGCTCTTTAATTGTACGGCATGTATTTCATGTTGTCTTATGTTGTATTTATTTGCTTGTACATTCTCTGAGAcaacatactgtttcaagttgAAAATCGAAAGATAACACTGTGCGTATCTAATACTATAAAGTAAATGAATGCCTGCCTTGAATTTCTTTTTTATCCAAAAGAACCTCAATTTGCATTGACAAAATTATTCTGTCTGATACTTCATAACACCATATTCTGTCATAATGAAACGTGTCCCGTAGAGAAAGAAGAACAATGATAACaccaccaacagacaccaagtGCGGTGATCCTTTCATAAAAATGAGGACCAACCTTCAGTGACGGATAGTCTGAGAGTGACTCCTCTCCAAAGTATTCCGTAACGATGAGCAGGACCTCTATGAGCCCAACATCAGCCAGAGCCATTGAGTTGCCCACCAGAAAGCCTGTCCCGTTCTTTTTCAGGGCCTGGGTAGAAAAAGACTCATGTAATTGCACTATATTTCTGTTAGGTTTTGCAGATGTCagtggtgtggatgttgcgtttTTAAGAGATGGGCTCAAGGATGATCTGGAAGCCTCATGAACAACTTAAAGGAAACATTCATGACATATCATTTCAGCCAGACAAAGAGCAAACGAATGCCTATGTCATGTTACCCTACGCCAACGGTTGATCACCCTGGATACACTGAAGCATAGACCTAGTTTGGAGACATGGCCACAGTTGCTGCCATCTGAATAGTCTTCATTGACTTTATTGCTTTACTTTAGTTGAATTATAGCCAACCAAACATACGTGTACATGTAGTTCTTTAATTGTTAACATTCAGACATGTTGAAATACCtataaaacactgaaacaattcATCTCCATCCATTCTACTAATCAAAGCAAATTACATGCCGGCATTACCTTAATCTAACGCGAGATTTCGAAAACATTTCGTATTCTTAGATAACAGGTGTTAAAATACATGAATAGTGTGATATGTCTCATGCCGATCTCATCTTTTTATTTCTAACTAAACGTTACAAAAAATCCCCGTTTTTTtcggtgtgtgagtgtgtgtgcgcgtgtgcgagcgtgtgtgtgtgtgcgtgtgtctgtctgtctgtctgtcggtctctgtgtgtctgtgtatttgtCTTGGGATACAACAACAAGATTTGAATGTACATCTAACCTGGTCAAAGATGGGCAGATAGCGGGGTAGACCTTTAGCTTTGGCTGTTGCTAACACCACCTTTGGATCCTGGAAGACCATGTAGTGAAAGCTTTCGAAGAAGTCACGAGTGCCTTCGTAGAACATGTCAatcctgaaaaaaaatataatgcatACATTCAGTGTATACAATGTACATGAAATATTCGGAAGCTTAACCATTTATTACCAAGACATCACTCAATATTCAACAGAAAAAGGAGCTAATTTTATGGATGCATAATTCCCCATACTTCATTCCCCAACACACATTTGGGAAAAAATGGGAGTttattgtgtatatgtgtatgtatggaaCGTTTTACTAATTACGTTGTATTAAAACCCGTATATTTAACTGTTTTATGCATATCACGGGGCACCTATTTGTTAAAGGAAGCCATTCCTCGGGAATTTGTGAGCATGTtcccggggggggggggggggggaggggaggggggggACTGCAAATGCATGGACAAGCGGTAAACATCCTCTGACTCCTTATGGTATGGTTTGTGGGGCGACGCTTATCATAATAAGGGCTATGTTCAAATTTAATTGAAAATATATCCCTGAAGAAATTTAAGTTTCGAATGATCAGTCTCACTTGGATGTCTCTTCAATGGAGTTTCCATACAATCCTCCCTTCTTGGCCACGTATCTCACAATGGCACCTCTTTGAACCAGCTCCAGCCCATCTATCTCCAAAAGAGGCACCTGACGAAACACCAGTTTCCCTTCTGGAACAAATATACACGcaaggtatatatatatgggtcTAATGTATAATTAATTCATTGTATCTGTACAGGGGGACGTGTCAAAAACTAGATGAAGTCATCTCCTCGAAGTTAAGGTCGTAGTTCACAAATATTGCGCCTACGGCATGCTGAAAAGAAAGCACCGTTTGTGGGTAATGCAGTGGTGCAGGTCAAagttcgatgttcatgatatcataaTGCCATCATTGCGG is part of the Haliotis asinina isolate JCU_RB_2024 chromosome 6, JCU_Hal_asi_v2, whole genome shotgun sequence genome and harbors:
- the LOC137287760 gene encoding uncharacterized protein → MHHVFVIPDIPVFASSIASQTDLDKWPHLKDISLHELEGAQVELLIGQDNPSALAPIDICRGGLDEPYASRTMLGWVINGPLERGSTGAVTSHYVQAVQKDCELQSLVEKFWKVDSYGMESEVAMSVDDETVINLWDQSVEIEHGYYKMDIPFKSENPELSNNYAIAEARFKSLYRRLSKDKNLSGKYQDGIRDLLEKGYAEKLPDDEIITRDRPVCYIPHHAVVTPQKPDKLRIVFDCSSQCEGTSLNKEVLQGPDLTNKLIGVLLRFRQHKVAFMGDIEAMFHQVKVSDKHKDAL
- the LOC137287761 gene encoding glutathione S-transferase A4-like; the protein is MPFMFRKCRSLGIIRLLRQVGFAVDLFHLVSARLRNIATVRLTYFDGRGLGEIVRFTLAACGIEFTETLLEERQEFEKLLEEGKLVFRQVPLLEIDGLELVQRGAIVRYVAKKGGLYGNSIEETSKIDMFYEGTRDFFESFHYMVFQDPKVVLATAKAKGLPRYLPIFDQALKKNGTGFLVGNSMALADVGLIEVLLIVTEYFGEESLSDYPSLKAFKSMMVSQERIAAFLNGPQRKGPNTEAYVETCKRVLNMDW